CCTCCGCACACCTCGGTGGCTATCTTGACGGCATCCAGGGGCGACTTCCCGTAGATGGAGTTCACGAAGGTGTCCACGTAAGCCCTGGACACGGCCGCTCCTCCGCAGGCCAGGGGTACTTTCATACCCTCCTCTTCCAAGGTCTCCGCGGTGTTCTTCAAGCCCGCTTTGGTTGTACTCATCAGCGTGGAACCGCTGATCATCTGGATCCCCTGCGCCTTGGCTGTCTCCACCACCTTAGCGGTGGGAACGTCCCGACCGAGATCGATGACATCGAACCCGTTAGCCCGGAGGATGGCGGCCACGATGTTCTTGCCGATGTCGTGGAGGTCGCCCTCTGCCACGAAGGTCGCCAGCTTACCTTTCTTGGGAATGTCCCCCAGCTGGGCTTGGCAAAGTTCTATGCCGCCCTGCATAGCGTCGTTGGACATCAGGATCTCGGGAACGAATGCCTTGCCCAGATCATACAGTTCGCACTGTGTCTGGATGCCGGGCATGAGGGCATTGGTCACCAAATCCACGGGGTCCTTGCCCTGCTGCAGGGAAGCAGCTATCAGTTCCTTCGTCCTTGCCCTCTTCCCCGCTATGACCGAATCAGCGATGGCAGCATAGGATGGGTCCTTGGGCCTGAACTTCGCTTTGACCTCATCTACCGTGGCCTGGGCCTTGGACCTTATGCCCACATCGAAACCCAGCTCGGCCAGCATACCTTCCTGGATGAGCCTCTTGTAACGTGCGGGGTCTCTTGACCTAACCTTCAGCATCTCTTCCGCCAAAATATCCATGTGCCTTACCATCAGTGACCA
Above is a window of Methanomassiliicoccus sp. DNA encoding:
- a CDS encoding methylthiol--CoM methyltransferase, with protein sequence MVRHMDILAEEMLKVRSRDPARYKRLIQEGMLAELGFDVGIRSKAQATVDEVKAKFRPKDPSYAAIADSVIAGKRARTKELIAASLQQGKDPVDLVTNALMPGIQTQCELYDLGKAFVPEILMSNDAMQGGIELCQAQLGDIPKKGKLATFVAEGDLHDIGKNIVAAILRANGFDVIDLGRDVPTAKVVETAKAQGIQMISGSTLMSTTKAGLKNTAETLEEEGMKVPLACGGAAVSRAYVDTFVNSIYGKSPLDAVKIATEVCGGKDWKEVRKDLY